ACTCTAAAGGAGACCCTGTTGCTCCATTTGGAAAACTTATTCCTAATAATGCAGACATTGTTGGTGCTATATCCGGAATAGTAGTGTGTTGCAATGTACTTCCGGTTTTGATACCTTTTCCAAAAAACAATAATGGCACATGCGTGTCATAATTTAAAGCTGATCCATGTGTAGATCCTGTTTTGCTGTAACTAATCACTGCTGGATCCAATACAAATAAAACATCCCCAGAGCGCTTTTGATTAAAGCCCATTTGAAGTAAGCTTTCCACGCCATTTGAAAACTCGGCACTAGTCATACTTGTTGCTGTATAAGCTTTATATACTTTTGGGTATTCAATAATAATATTAACAAGTTCTTGTTGTACATCTATTAAGTTTAAACCATAACTTTTAATCGCTTCACGATCCAAAAACACTTGATTATTACTTATGTTCTTAATTAGATTTTCGCCACTATAATTAAATACAACAGACTCGTTTAACATTGTTTTAAACGCATCCGTATCAAAATATCCTGCTGGTACTTTTACAGACTCCAAATAAGAGGGCACTTCAACAGCTCCATGATCTGAAGATAAAAATAGTGTATAGTTTCCTTTCCCTACTTTTGTATCCAAAGCATTTAATAAACGTTCAATATCCTTATCTAATCTAATGTATGTGTCTTCAACTTCTTTACTATTCACCCCAAAATTATGTCCTACATAATCTGTACTAGAAAAACTAACCGTTAAAACATCGGTAATATTATCTTGACCTAACTGTTCACCGTCTAATGCTGCGATTGCAAAGTCTGCAACAAGACTATTTCCATAAGGTGTTGCTTTTATAATATCATACCCTCTATTAGTTTGACTTAATGCTTTTAGATCATAAGGAAACGTTGCTGTCTTTTTTCCTTTAAAACCACCTTCAAAAGCATTTAAATCACTCCCGCTTTCAGTGTACGTATTAATGTTATATAATGTATTCCATTCCTTTAAATAACTTTCCGCTTTAGCTGTCTTATTAAATGCTTGCACCCAATTTGGTAATGTCTCTAAATAATAAGTACTAGAAATAAAATGTCCTTCATCTGCCCCATGAAACCAATACGCCGCATTTGCCGTATGTCCAGCTGGTAAAATAGCCCCTCTATCTTTTACAGAAATCCCAATCGTCTTTCCTCGCATTTGCGTGAATAATCTATTCTCATCAGCAAAAGAAGTCGTTTTTAATCTATGTGGTGACATTTGACCTGCTTTATTAGTTGTCCCTACGGACTGTACTGTCGTATCCCCTGCACAATACACATAACTATCAGAAACTTTATCGTACCAGTTATTAGATATTATACCATGCATTTTAGGTGTTGTTCCTGAAAATATAGAAGCGTGGCCCGGACCTGTATACGTCGGCACATAATTAAAGTGATTGTTTTTACAATTAAAACCTTGATTCATTAATCGCTTAAAACCACCGTCTCCATATTTACTATAAAATCGTGTCAAATAATCGTACCTCATCTGGTCTACAACAATACCAATGACTAATTTTGGCTGTTCATTAATTGCGTTAACATTAGATTTAATGATGTTTTTTTGTGACTGGCAACTTAGCAAGAAACAAATAACAAATACTGATACTATGGCTCTCATTTTGGATATTTTAATTTTGAACCACAAAAATACAGATTTTAAAACATCTAATTTGAAATTAAGGTCAAATACCTACTAGAATTTTATATTTTAGCAGTAACAAATAAAGCATGAATTACCTACACTATATTGGGACTTACTTTTTAATGGTTATCGAGATGTTTCGGAAGCCGACAAAGTGGTCTGTAATGAAAAAATTAATACTAAAAGATGTTGACGATTTAATTATCGGTTCCATTGGTATTGTCGCTTTTATCTCCTTTTTTGTTGGAGGCGTGGTTACCATTCAAACCGCATTAAATATTGACAGTCCATTAATTCCAAAAAACATCGTTGGGTTTGCAACTAGACAATCCATTATTCTAGAATTCGCCCCCACTTTTATGTCGATAATTATGGCAGGAAAAGTAGGTTCATTTATCACTTCTAGTATTGGGACCATGCGTGTTACAGAACAAATTGATGCCTTAGAAGTTATGGGGATTAACAGTTTAAACTACTTAGTGTTTCCTAAGTTTATAGCTTTAACACTATACCCTTTTGTTATCTCAATCTCTATGTTTTTAGGGATTGTTGGGGGATTAGCAGCCTGTGTTTATGGTGGCTATGCAACAATGCCGGATTACATCGAAGGAATACAATTAGACTTTAAGCCGTTTCACATGGCTTATGCCTTTATAAAAACACTAATCTTCGCTTTTATTTTAGCGACGGTTCCTTCTTATCATGGGTATTACATGAAAGGTGGTGCTTTGGAGGTTGGAAAAGCTAGTACAACCTCATTTGTTTGGACTAGTGTCATGATTATTCTTGTAAACTATATATTAACTCAACTCCTATTAAGTCAATGATTGAAGTAAAAAATTTACACAAATCTTTTGGAGACGCTCATATTTTAAAAGGAGTTACAACCACTTTTGAAAAAGGAAAAACCAACCTTATCATTGGACAAAGTGGTTCTGGTAAAACGGTCTTTATAAAATGCCTACTCGGTTTATTTGATTACGAAGAAGGTAGCATTGCTTATGATGGTAAAATATTTTCACAATTAAGCGAAGACCAAAAAAGAGAACTTCGAGCAGACATTGGAATGGTTTTTCAAGGTAGTGCGTTGTTTGATTCGATGACTATTGCCGAAAACGTAATGTTTCCATTGCAAATGTTTACGAAACAGAGTAAAAGCGAAATGGAAGATCGTGTTAACTTTGTTTTAAATAGAGTTAATCTTGGAGACGCACATCATAAAAAACCAAGTGAAGCGTCTGGAGGAATGCAAAAACGTGTTGCAATTGCACGCGCCATTGTAAACAAACCTAAATACTTGTTTTGTGACGAACCCAATTCTGGTTTAGATCCAAAAACCTCAATTGTTATAGATAATTTAATTAAAGAGATTACTGAGGAGTATCAGATTACAACCGTTATCAATTCGCATGACATGAACTCTGTAATGCAAATTGGAGAGAAAATTGTTTTTCTTAAAAATGGTTTAAAAGAATGGGAAGGTTCTCGTTATGATATTTTTAAAACAGATAACGAAGCAGTCACTGATTTTGTATACTCTTCTGAACTATTCAAAAAAGTACGTCAAATGTACTTAGAAGAACGCGGTTAACAGACCGTATTAAATCTTAACCTTAACGACATTATTATATTACTCAGCGAAATCAACGACTGACTAATTTATTGTATAATAATTTGAGATGCTTCGTTTTGCTTCTGAATGATTCTACAATTAGCTTTAATGCCTGTATCTCTTCATTTGAACAAAACAAACGGGGAGTTATTCACCTAAATACTCTAAAATTAAACAGTATTGTAATTCGGAAGGTCTATTGAAGCATCTATAATTTAAGACTTAAAGATGCTTCGCTTTACTCTGAATGTCATAAACATCAGATACTATAACACATATAGCACTTCTTACAAAAACTTAAGAGTTACTTTATCTGCCTAACGACTAAGGTATCTAATTTTAGTTTTAATTTTAACCAACGGTATAGTTTATCTTTTTCTTTAGACACTTGTTTTGCATCCACTAAACTATCATTCCATTTTACCTGAAATACGGCAAGAGTATCAATGCTTTTAAAGTTAGAATTTACCACACTAGCATAAGATAATGATTTGATATTTTCGTAATTGATATTCACCTCTTTCGTTAATTCTTCAAAAGGAACATACCCACGTTCTAGTTTGGACAATGCTCTTACTTTATCTTCTAAAAACGTGATTTTTTGTTGCTGGCTCATTAAGTCTAACGAGTCTCTTGTGCGCAACTCTTCCATATATTCTAGATTATTAATCTGTCTGTTTTTACTCTGATTAATTAATAATTTAGACTCTTTTAAATACGTATATTCTTGTAACCTGTTTTCTAAGAAGTGTTTCATATCATCCGAAATCACATCTGTACCAAAAGTAGTCAGCTCTATATTAGACTCACCAGTAGGCGAGTAATTAGGTGTCGCATATTTTTGAATATAACTGGCGTTTGGCAATGACTTAAGCTCAATACTAATAAAATCTTTAGCATCCACTTTAAATTGACTTTCTCTAAGGACACTTAAAAATGTAAACATTGCAGGCACCATTACGATAATTGCTATTAAAGAGGCTATTCTCGCTGTGCGTTTACGTTTTGCAGAATTAGCATATTTAAGCATTGGAAAACGCAATATTTTTAGGACTACAAACGTCGCTAATGCAATAAATATCGTATTAATGGTAAACAAATACATGGCTTGACCAAAGTAAGTCCAATTACCCTTTGCTAACCCGTAACCTGCCGTACATAGTGGCGGCATTAATGCTGTCGCAATAGCAACTCCAAAAATAACAGATGCTATCGTTCCTTTTTTTGTACGTGCAATAATTAAAGCTAATCCCCCAAAAAAAGCAATTAGTACATCACGTATATCTGGTTGCACACGACCTAAAAGCTCTGACGTATCCTCACTTAAAGGAAAAAATCTAAAGAACAGAAAGGCTGTTAATAAACTAAGCACAATCATAATCGCTAAGTTGATTAACGAGCGTTTAAGTGTGTCAATATCATTAATAGCAATAGATAATCCAACACCAAGAATTGGCCCCATTAATGGAGATATTAACATGGCTCCAATCACAACCGCAGTACTATTCGCATTTAAACCAATGGAAGCCACAAATATAGAGCATATTAAAATCCATGCAGTTGCTCCTTTAAAAGGAATATCAGCTTTTATGGCTTCAATAGTCGCATCTCTATCTGTATCTTCTCTAAAATCAAGCAGCTCTTGCATAAAGGTTTTGATACTTTTAAATAACCCTTTCGCATCTTTTTTAACTGCTTCTTTTTTTTGATCTACTGCTTCTTTTTGCTTCTCTTCATCAGAGAAATCAAATTTATTTTCTTTAGGCACCTTATTCTCTTCCATAGTTAAATACTATCCGTAATGCTCTCCATACTTGTCTTTTACTTCCTGGAGTACTTTTTTAATATCTTGTTCTTTTGACTTCGGAAAGATAAGTAAAACTTCATCTTTATCCACAATAATATAATCATTCAATCCATCGACTACCACTACCTTGTCGGCTTTGGTACGGATCATATTTCCTGATGCATCTTCCGTTAATGTTTTAGCATTAACCACTGCATTATTATTTTCGTCTTTATCTAATTTATCATATAAACTTCCCCACGTCCCCAAATCATTCCAATCAAAAGTTGCTGGTATTACATGGACATTGGTCGAAGATTCCATAATCGCGTAATCTACAGAGATGTTTTCCGCTTTAGCGTAATTCTCTTTAATAAAATCGTCTTCAAACTCTGTATTGTATGTTGGTATTCCCGCTTTGAATAATTCGAATAATTCCGGTTGCTTATTTTGAAAGGCTTTTATCACACTAGTTGCACTCCACATAAAAATCCCCGCGTTCCATAAAAAATTACCTTTAGCAATAAATTGCTTTGCTGTATTATAATCAGGTTTTTCTCTAAACTGAATAACATCACTGATATTATCTTCTGAAGCCGCTCCACACTCGATATAACCATATCCCGTATTTGGGAAGGTTGGTGTCACTCCTAAAGTCATTAAGGCATCATTACGCTCACAATATTTAAAGGCTTGTGTTACATTTTTAGTAAAGGCCGCTTCATCTTCAATCCAATGATCACTTGGAGCAACAATCATGACCGCTTCAGGATTGTCTTTTTGGATTTTTAAGCTTGCATACAAAATACAAGGTGCTGTATTGCGCATTGCTGGCTCTAAAACAACTTGACGTTGATTAACTTCCGGAAGTTGCTCTAGTACTAAATCGTTATATTTTTCGTTAGTAAGAATGAAAATATTTTCTTTAGGAATTAGATTACTTAATCTGCTAAATGTTTTTTGAATTAGCGTATCTCCA
This portion of the Olleya sp. Bg11-27 genome encodes:
- a CDS encoding MlaE family ABC transporter permease, whose protein sequence is MNYLHYIGTYFLMVIEMFRKPTKWSVMKKLILKDVDDLIIGSIGIVAFISFFVGGVVTIQTALNIDSPLIPKNIVGFATRQSIILEFAPTFMSIIMAGKVGSFITSSIGTMRVTEQIDALEVMGINSLNYLVFPKFIALTLYPFVISISMFLGIVGGLAACVYGGYATMPDYIEGIQLDFKPFHMAYAFIKTLIFAFILATVPSYHGYYMKGGALEVGKASTTSFVWTSVMIILVNYILTQLLLSQ
- a CDS encoding DUF389 domain-containing protein; translation: MEENKVPKENKFDFSDEEKQKEAVDQKKEAVKKDAKGLFKSIKTFMQELLDFREDTDRDATIEAIKADIPFKGATAWILICSIFVASIGLNANSTAVVIGAMLISPLMGPILGVGLSIAINDIDTLKRSLINLAIMIVLSLLTAFLFFRFFPLSEDTSELLGRVQPDIRDVLIAFFGGLALIIARTKKGTIASVIFGVAIATALMPPLCTAGYGLAKGNWTYFGQAMYLFTINTIFIALATFVVLKILRFPMLKYANSAKRKRTARIASLIAIIVMVPAMFTFLSVLRESQFKVDAKDFISIELKSLPNASYIQKYATPNYSPTGESNIELTTFGTDVISDDMKHFLENRLQEYTYLKESKLLINQSKNRQINNLEYMEELRTRDSLDLMSQQQKITFLEDKVRALSKLERGYVPFEELTKEVNINYENIKSLSYASVVNSNFKSIDTLAVFQVKWNDSLVDAKQVSKEKDKLYRWLKLKLKLDTLVVRQIK
- a CDS encoding mannose-1-phosphate guanylyltransferase; this encodes MQNKNYYAILMAGGVGSRFWPVSTEEFPKQFHDMLGTGDTLIQKTFSRLSNLIPKENIFILTNEKYNDLVLEQLPEVNQRQVVLEPAMRNTAPCILYASLKIQKDNPEAVMIVAPSDHWIEDEAAFTKNVTQAFKYCERNDALMTLGVTPTFPNTGYGYIECGAASEDNISDVIQFREKPDYNTAKQFIAKGNFLWNAGIFMWSATSVIKAFQNKQPELFELFKAGIPTYNTEFEDDFIKENYAKAENISVDYAIMESSTNVHVIPATFDWNDLGTWGSLYDKLDKDENNNAVVNAKTLTEDASGNMIRTKADKVVVVDGLNDYIIVDKDEVLLIFPKSKEQDIKKVLQEVKDKYGEHYG
- the pafA gene encoding alkaline phosphatase PafA, producing MRAIVSVFVICFLLSCQSQKNIIKSNVNAINEQPKLVIGIVVDQMRYDYLTRFYSKYGDGGFKRLMNQGFNCKNNHFNYVPTYTGPGHASIFSGTTPKMHGIISNNWYDKVSDSYVYCAGDTTVQSVGTTNKAGQMSPHRLKTTSFADENRLFTQMRGKTIGISVKDRGAILPAGHTANAAYWFHGADEGHFISSTYYLETLPNWVQAFNKTAKAESYLKEWNTLYNINTYTESGSDLNAFEGGFKGKKTATFPYDLKALSQTNRGYDIIKATPYGNSLVADFAIAALDGEQLGQDNITDVLTVSFSSTDYVGHNFGVNSKEVEDTYIRLDKDIERLLNALDTKVGKGNYTLFLSSDHGAVEVPSYLESVKVPAGYFDTDAFKTMLNESVVFNYSGENLIKNISNNQVFLDREAIKSYGLNLIDVQQELVNIIIEYPKVYKAYTATSMTSAEFSNGVESLLQMGFNQKRSGDVLFVLDPAVISYSKTGSTHGSALNYDTHVPLLFFGKGIKTGSTLQHTTIPDIAPTMSALLGISFPNGATGSPLEFVLEH
- a CDS encoding ABC transporter ATP-binding protein, with translation MIEVKNLHKSFGDAHILKGVTTTFEKGKTNLIIGQSGSGKTVFIKCLLGLFDYEEGSIAYDGKIFSQLSEDQKRELRADIGMVFQGSALFDSMTIAENVMFPLQMFTKQSKSEMEDRVNFVLNRVNLGDAHHKKPSEASGGMQKRVAIARAIVNKPKYLFCDEPNSGLDPKTSIVIDNLIKEITEEYQITTVINSHDMNSVMQIGEKIVFLKNGLKEWEGSRYDIFKTDNEAVTDFVYSSELFKKVRQMYLEERG